A single region of the Roseivivax sp. THAF197b genome encodes:
- a CDS encoding dioxygenase produces the protein MAKVTLDNLTDVVIEALGKNGDITDRQREIMTSLISHLHGFCKDVNLQHHEFIEACQYLARAGAVCDGGRQEFILLGDILGVEVLVDMLSNPVTGNESESTVLGPFYRENPPVLPKGASTVLKEYPDQETVYFEGYVRDTDGTPLAGVTIDVWEDAPNGLYENHDPDQPDYNLRGRFETDENGHYAFRALRPVDYPIPDNETAGELLRFMGHHPMRPGHMHFILSKDGFRPLISQIYDGSSDYLENDSVFAVKDSLVGQFRKAGSDLDTDLHVEFDFTLKAEEATARVAAE, from the coding sequence ATGGCCAAAGTAACTCTCGACAATCTCACCGATGTCGTCATCGAAGCACTGGGTAAGAACGGTGATATCACCGACCGCCAGCGCGAAATCATGACATCGCTGATTTCGCACCTGCACGGCTTCTGTAAAGATGTGAACCTGCAGCATCACGAATTCATCGAGGCATGCCAGTATCTTGCACGCGCGGGAGCCGTTTGCGACGGCGGGCGTCAGGAGTTCATCCTTCTGGGCGACATTCTGGGTGTCGAGGTCTTGGTTGACATGCTGTCGAACCCTGTCACCGGGAACGAGAGCGAGAGCACCGTGCTTGGCCCGTTCTACCGCGAGAACCCGCCTGTCCTGCCGAAGGGCGCTTCGACTGTTCTCAAAGAATATCCCGACCAGGAGACGGTGTATTTCGAGGGCTACGTACGCGATACGGATGGCACTCCCTTGGCGGGCGTGACGATCGACGTTTGGGAAGATGCCCCGAACGGCCTTTACGAAAACCACGACCCCGACCAGCCCGATTACAACCTGCGCGGCCGGTTCGAAACCGACGAAAACGGGCACTATGCCTTCCGCGCCCTGCGCCCGGTCGACTACCCGATCCCCGACAACGAAACCGCAGGTGAGCTTCTGCGCTTCATGGGGCATCATCCGATGCGCCCTGGTCACATGCACTTCATCCTGTCCAAGGATGGCTTCCGTCCGCTCATCAGCCAGATCTACGACGGCTCGTCTGATTACCTTGAGAATGACAGCGTGTTCGCAGTGAAGGACAGCCTTGTGGGGCAGTTCCGCAAGGCTGGTTCTGACCTCGACACTGATCTGCATGTCGAGTTCGATTTCACACTCAAGGCCGAAGAGGCCACGGCGCGTGTAGCCGCAGAATAA